From Pseudochaenichthys georgianus chromosome 11, fPseGeo1.2, whole genome shotgun sequence, a single genomic window includes:
- the LOC117455627 gene encoding alpha-elapitoxin-Oh2b-like, with translation MAKIVIGIIAVVALFMLAESLDCNKCSYSLLGYCLSSSTETCTTNTSVCFTGRATFTALSSVGFNTQGCQEPIGCNTTANGTLVGVNYSIKVDCCSTDGCNPIQTNGAPSTKMTFTAVIGVAAMASMLGSIL, from the exons ATGGCAAAGATCGTTATTGGAATCATTGCAGTTGTTGCACTTTTCATGCTGG CTGAATCCCTGGACTGTAACAAATGCAGTTATAGTCTGTTGGGCTACTGCCTCAGCAGCAGCACAGAGACTTGCACAACCAACACCAGCGTCTGCTTCACCGGAAGAGCCA CCTTCACTGCACTGTCCTCTGTGGGCTTCAACACCCAGGGGTGTCAAGAGCCCATCGGCTGCAACACCACCGCCAACGGTACCTTGGTCGGTGTCAACTACTCAATCAAAGTCGACTGTTGCTCAACAGACGGGTGCAACCCCATCCAGACCAACGGCGCCCCTTCCACCAAGATGACCTTCACCGCCGTCATTGGTGTCGCTGCCATGGCCTCCATGCTGGGAAGCATCCTGTAA